GTGGGACTTCATTAGCGGATGTTGTCAGTCTCTCTGCTCTGTTTCTCCCCATTGCAGTGGAGAAGTGATATCATCACATCTGCTCTTCTACAACCCAAAGGGTGTTGTCACTCAGAAGTAAGTGTTTACAATTCCGCCTGTTTTACAAGGTAACGTGGAGGCCCAGCTAATGCCCAGCCCATTCAGACAGGAAGAAGCCATAAGCTAGTCTCTGCTGTCTTGTtttggcaaaataaataaaagaaagcacTAAAAACAAGCTTATTTTATCTGTTTATGTGAATCCTGTTTtagcagttaaagtggaactcctgccaaacacatacatacacagttgAAATTCAAAAAGAGGAAATGAGTTACCTGCCAAaatatgtttatttctttttttctgattCCTGTGATTAAAACACTGTTGCCATACCATACTGACAGAAGGTAACACCAGTAGTTGGACCGTGTAGCTTTGTGTGTTACATCCCAACCTCCTGTCCTGCCTGTTCATTATTCTATAAACAGAACATCGCCCCTCTGTAATGTCCTCCCTAAGCTCCCCATATGTCTGCTTCAACACCTCTTTACTAGACCCTCAGTACAGTACTTGAAACATTTGACAGTATTGTTTAATGCAGTAGAGACtgatcagaggcggctctaggctttgtgaggtctTAGGCAAAATTTAGACACAAGGCTCCACTCACGCCCATAAATGGATAAAGGTGAGTGGCGTGGGCTGAAGGAGCAGCTCAGCTGATTTAGGGCCCCACATGAACTTGCGGCCcacccggtgtgccctatggctgCCCGCAAAGCTTTTACAGATGACACCTGGAGACTGTTGGTGATCGAGCAGAGGAAAATTAGGCAGCCGCGAGGCCCTAGGCggtcgcctaatttgcctaattagagagccgcctctgagccTGATTGTCTAACAATTGTTCTTCTACTTAGATTTTTTTGTGCACAGGGGATGCGTTGAATGGAATTTAATATGAACACATTAAGGTACTTATACTAGCAGTACTTAAAGTAACTCTTCCCATCCAAAATACCATGTAAAGTTGCTGCTTTAAGAAAAAGCAGGCATCCTCAGGTACCTGCATTAAGCCTTAAAACCTAGGTTTAATTAATGCGGTAGTAAAGCCCGATTggtaatttttacctacaggtaagcctataataagtaaaatgaatatctcctaaacgtgcacagtttaatgccgcgtacacacgatcggttaaactgataagattggtctgatggaccgttttcatcggtcaaaaccgatcgtgtgtgggcgccatcggttatttatccatcggtttaaaaaaagccaacttgttttaaaaatccacgcatgctcagaatcaagtcgacgcatgcttggaagcattgaacttcgtttttttcagcacgtcgttgtgttttacatcaccgcgttctgacacgatcaattttttaaccgatggtgtgtaggcacgacggaccatcagtcagcttcatcggttaaccgatgaaaatggtccatcggtccgtcctcatcggatggactaatcgtgtgtacgcggcattagagatattcaccctggatgAAGCCAGTTACGGCACtggcacatgctctctgaaggtccAGTATACcttgctggaccttcagagcttcATGCGGGAACGGGGGCTACCacgcgcaggagtgatgtcatctcgGCTCCGGTCAATCACATAGTCGGAGAACACGAACCTGTAAGAAAGACCAGGGTAAGATGTCAGCCCTCTCTGTGGTGACAGTGCACCGCTGGAAGGCTTCGTTCcagggtaagtatttcataatgtgctatgcAATGCATATAAGCACATTACGCTGTTGCCTTAtagattttttcttttaaaccgctttaaaaatgttttgcctgtagcaggaggcagtttgtttgggAAGGGCTGGCGAGCAGTAATGAGTGTAAAAAAGGAGAAAGGCTGGTGCCATGGAGTCCAGATCTCTACAATATCAAGTCTGTTTGTGatcacatgaagagacagaaggatgcacagaagatctgtggttagttctccaagatgtttggaacaacctacctgcagaGTTCCTTCaataactgtgtgcaagtgtatctAGAGGaactgatgctgttttgaaggcaaagggtggtcacaccaaatattgatttgatttgtatttcccttctgttcatttacttccaattttgttaattgataaataaTAAACTATTATTACTTCtacttctgaaagcattcttaatacACAGcgttttttcacacctgcctaatggcccgtacacacgatccaaatatcgtacgaaaactgttgtccgaggaagaatcgtacgataatatctctccctctccctatctatctatacatataGATatgtagatatagatatatagagatccAACAACAAATAGTAATTTTACAAAATCACAATAATGATATCGTTCTTACCCTTCTCTGAATTGCAAACACAGCCAGCTCATTTTAACCAGCTATAAACATTGTGCTGTTGaaatttcggaattaacgaatttgtaaaaatgtgttaaaaaaaaaaattcggaactgaacgaattgcacatgtctaatatagagagagggagatatctatctatctatctatctatctatctatctatctatctatctatctatctatctatctactgtatatagatagagagagatatatagagatctaGTTAtatctacacctctctctctctctctctctctctctctctctctctctctctctctctctctctatctatctatctatctctctctctctctctatatatatatatatatatatacatacacatatatatatatatatatatatatacatacacacagtataaatatatactgtatatcatacctttttttttaagcactactATAAGTTTATATTGGCTCTTGAAAtatacaaatgcagaaatttagaaattggatgaaaggtttagcactgggaaacactttttgaaagataaatactgcattttatatacaaccagggccactgatagggggggccaccagtcctcctgtagggggcccgggtacACAGAGGGCCTGAACAGCAGGGGGAATTAGTGCAGTTGGGGCAGAGGGGAAattacagaaggatgccctgtgTGGCTCTTTGCAGCAGCTGGAAGCTAGTTTCTCCCAACCCTGAcgattttcagctgctgcagggagagacacagacacgggGCATCATTCCTGTAACTACTTGCCCGACGCCGATCCCCCTCCCTTTTCTGCCTGcttcttatcccccccccccccccatgtgcccccctgtCACTGTGATGACAattaaaaaagggctaattcacacaggtgcTCCATTATGTTTGTGTCCACTATTAATGATTTTAgagtattttttgtgaaaatatgggccagattcacagagtgtgggcgcacattaagcTGCCGTAGCGCAAACGCTGTACGCCACAccggcgtagcgcagagaggcaagcattgaattcagcaagctagtgctcccaacgctgcgccagcgtggcgtgggattctaAAGCGtacgctggcgtaggtggaagtgggcgtgaccccaggcaaatgaggcgtgaccccatgcaaataatgggccgagcgccagacagataggtatcacgaactgcgcatgtgccgtgacgTATCCCCCTgcgcacaaccacgtcggaacaactgcctaaactacgctggatcactgtgtacgccgtgaacgtaacctacgcccagccagacacacgtccaacgtaaaatacgccggcttccctggtgcagacctttgcatgtctgctgctgggttgcacctcctttatggggcataacttacgcgcacctcgcgtagcctgcgtcgggcacacgcaggttcgtgaatcgctgtatttgcctcatttgcatgtttgaatggctaatcaatgggagcggcaccatgcacccagcctaaatgtgcgcccaccctacgccggcgtaagcaagctacgtcggcggggtgtagcctggttttaggcgcatatatgtttgtgggtcttgcgcacagatacgacggcacacatttgcacttacgtcattgtaacttgttatacgtcggcgtaagtgctttctgaatctgggccaatgtcttgaTATATTCGGGggaggggccctgccaggtaggctgtacggggccccatgatttctaacatcaGCCctgtatacaactatatagatcagacaaaaatgagggacGAATTAAGAggaaagaaggacagagggactttgttaaaAATCAGGGACAATTCCTCAAAATCAGGACAgtttggagatatatatatacacacactacacACTCAGggcaaggaaggggggggggctgaaggagCACCGGCACTTAAATTAATTTTGACTTATTTTGACCTATTttactttaaaatgttttaaatattttcttatcTTGAAAGGACACTGACTCATGCATAATAAACCAGAGAGGATGGTTGCATGGTTTTGCTTCTTCACCCTGGGCTCTGTATGATCTTGTCCACACTGTGCAATAGTGTTTGATAATTCATAGCAATGGCTTTCAGGAGATTATGAATTACAGACCAAGAAGACTAATTAAACTGTGGAAGCTATTGATTATTGCTAAGATCAAGTTCAACCCTTCTTTCTTCCAAGCTCCCAAGGGTCTCCATGCTATTTTCTGGGGCTCCAACTGACATTTTGCATTGTTGTTTACAACAGAATGGCCTATTGCAAAGGTCATAGCCTATAATCTAGGTACAGGATGCCATTTAGGGGCCCTCAGCAAAAATAATCCAGGGCACCCAGACCTACATCATTAAACCTAAGGATTACGGTATCACTAGCTTTGTGTTTTTATTAACGCAGATTATATACAGATGTCCAAATATTTTGCTGCAATTATATAAGCAATGAAGAACAATGCACAACCCAAGAATATTTCCAGCCTTTTCCAACAAATAGTAATATTACAAAATCACATTAATGATTCCATTCTTACCCTTCTCTGAATTGCAAACACAGCCAGCTCATTTTACGCAGCTATAAACATTGCGCTGTTCCAGGATGTCTCATTTTAGAAGAAGCATATTTTACAGGCAGACCTCCAGCCTGTCCCCAGCTTGTGTGGTCTCTACAAATTGCTTTACATAGGAAGTACTACTTTTTGTAAGAGTTTAATATTTCGTTATCTGCCAGTCTGTTAGCTTTGGTGGTGGGAGGTCATATACAAACCAGTGACCGAtggcttttttttaatcagttatGACTCTCATCCAAGATCCAGTGTCTTTTTAATATAGTGTATTACTGCCAGTGCTCCTTTAACCATAGTATATCATCTCAGCAGCAATGTATATTGGAGCAAATGGCAAAAAATATTTCTCTCAAACTGAATAGTCTTTTCTTTTAGACTGTtaaattatttaaaacaaaacacattttcctcTTTTGTCCTTTAGCAATTTTTTGCTGCGCCGAGCCGGTGTTCAGCAAATTTTCTTctgaatatatatttatttgttggaTAAACATTACACAGATAGTGAAATGGCAGCGACACGCTCAGCATTCCCCTTACAGCATCCGCAGCAAGAAGGGAAATACACAATTTTCTGAGCATCAGACACTCTCCAGGGAATGAACATATGTGGCCTTCCAGCAGCAACGGGTTGCATTCCTTAACAGTATAGTCCTTCTTTATGGCGAACATGGTAGCCCAGCACCCCCTAGTGCATAATAAATggcatcacagccatattttattcatttgtcataaagcaaagaaaaaaatcaaCACATTCATATGTGCGTCTTGACAATTATTTTCCACCTTAGGACAAAACTATAGTTTTTTTTGTTGCTCAGTATTAAGTTACAAACTTAAATtcctaaaaaaaatgtcactgatCTTCAACAGCAGAACAGCTAATTTTAGATTGTAACATGCACCTGTCTTTTACTATATAAATGCAAGTAAtgtcattattttaaaaaaaaaacacgcaaattTCAAATCTGTTCAACAATACCCATATGCAtgcttaatgccgcatacacacgatcatttttcagcatgttttcatgttctgaaaaacgacaaagaaaaaaattcgaacatgctgcattttttaacgttgttttaaccacttaagccccggaccaatatgctgctaaatgcccaaaggcgtttttacaattcggcactgcgtcgctttaacagacaactgcgcgctcgtgcgacgtggctcccaaacaaaattggcgtccttttttccccacaaatagagctttcttttggtggtatttgatcaactctgcggtttttattttttgcgctataaacaaaaatagagcgacaattttgaaaaaaatgcaatattttttactttttgctgtaataaatattccccaaaaacatatataaaaaaaaatgttttcctcagtttaggccgatacgtattcttctacctatttttggtaaaaaaaatcgcaataagcgtttatcggttggtttgcgcaaaatttatagcgtttacaaaataggggatagttttattgcatttttatatatttttttttttactactacgcggcgatcaacgatttttttcgtgactgcgacattatggcggacacttcagacaattttgacacatttttgggaccattgtaattttcacagcaaaaaatgcatttaaattgcattgtttattgtgaaaatgacagttgcagtttgggagttaaccacagggggcgctgtaggagttagtgttcacctagtgtgtgtttacaactgtaggggggtgtggctgtaggactgacgtcatcgattgagtctccctataaaaaggatgactcgatcgatgtagccgccacagtgaagcacggggaagccgtgtttacatacggctctccccgttcttcagctccggggagcgatcgcgagcggctataaacgaatagccgcgccgttgtcccggatcgctccccgcgggaatccgaccgccgcatgtagcggggggggttccgatcggacccccgacccgcggaaaggcaaggacgtacctgtacgcccatttgcctgtacatgccattctgtggacgtacatatacatgcggcggtcgggaagtggttaaacgatgtagtttttcaggttgtaaaaaattatcatgtgtgggctaaaatgacgaaaaaaacccgcgcatgctcagaagcaagttatgagacgggagcgctcgttctggtaaaactaccgttcataatggagtaatcacattcatcacgctgtaacagacaaaacagtgtgaattgtcttttactaacacggaatcagctaaagcagcccaaaggcgaatggaacttcccctataaagtgccgtcgtacgtgttgtacgtcaccgcgctttgctagataatttttttaaaacgatggtgtgtaggcaacatcgttttaatgatgaagttgggaaaacatagttttttagacatgctaaaaaacagcatgctgaaaaatgatcgtgtgcacgTAAAAATTTTGCGCTAATATAGCTAAAGTACTCAAAGCAGACCTTCAATCTAAGCATAAACATTGTCCCAATTTTCCATTCTCCgccatattaaaaaaaagcaaacttatttgtttatatactttttttgtttttagtttcatCCTGTCCCCTTGTCCCCATTTTTGCTTAGGCAAAACATGTGCAATGAAATTAGTCCTGCTCCTGGAGCCTCTTGGGATATGTATATCAAATAATCTAGAAGGCATTGGCTGAGGCTTCACACGGCACTGGAGGGAGGACTTAGCACTGTGTCATCAGGTGGGTATCTGCAAGAACTAATAAAAGATAGCGGGCTCCCTACAATGTAGAAGAGAAGACAGAACAGGATCTGGTGTGTGGCAGCGGATTTGGGGAgtccaaaaaaacaacaatcaaTTTGCTGGGTGTCTGAATTTGTTAATGTATATATCCTTCcttttatttatgtaattatTTACCAACACCATCTTTCATTTTAGTGGGGTTAACTGCGTATTTGTTATTTTTGCACATACATATTTTTGATTTCGCCCTTACACATTGGCTTACCCCATTTTTTATGGTAAGAAGATTATAATAAAATGATCTTattctataatttttatttatatttgaatATGTATTTTTAGTATTTTAACATTCTTTTGGTGTCGCTACCTTTTTTTTGTCACAAGTTGGCGCTTTAGCAACTTTTAAGCAACCTGTCTAATTACTTCCTGTTGACCAAAAGTGTAGAGGGAATTCCTCTTTCGCTGGTGTTGTATTTATACCTTCAGTGTGGTGTACATCATTTAGCCACACCCCTGACGACATCAAATTCATGACGAAACGCATCAGCGGTGCCTAATGTGACGTCATCATGCATAGCGGCTGCCGGCCAGAAGAAATCTGTTGTCAACACTATGATTGCTGCAGCGAATGGGATTGTGATGCCTTTTTATACTAAATGTGAGTGGTATTCCTCctctttaatacattttatataaaggACATATTGCACTATGAGAATTTGTATTTTATATGTGCTTGCGGATTGGAAGTGAAGTTGGAGGGGTGCCGTGTGTCAGAGTGTTGTTCCATCATTGATTTGTTTGGGGTTGATCTGCACATTTGTGAACGTTGTTATATTTTTTCCAACACCCAAGCAcagactttttttggaaaaaatatatttttattttatttttcattttcactTTTAGAATTTATAGATTATTGCTTTATGATAGCACTGCACTTTGTACGTAAAAAATATGGCTAACGCAGCACATTAATTACAGCTGAGATAAACTCCACAATACTTACTGTACAGTACCTGTCCTTCAAAGGTCCAATGTCCCTTGCCAACATCTTATACCTCCCGTCTTCCATGTGACAGGCTGCCGTGATCTTTATTGGCCAGCACTGACATCACTCATGTGCATGcagatgaattttttttcacatagatagatTTATTTATAATTGATCCATTTAATAATATTTATAGAGATGCTATTTTATCACTTTTGTAAGGTTGTAGCGCAGTCTCATTTATTTTACacatgcatgcacattttttatgaTCACAAGAACCGCTGCTTAATCAAtctattaattaatttatttatttctcttcTGTGGCGCAGAGTAATTTATTTCAATCCACAATCTATTACTTCCCATTACCTACagcaaagtggggggggggggggcctaaaaATAGtggtattatttttttctacagcaggggaaactgAAGGAAAACTCTTCATTTTTGAGGGACTGTGAAGAATTTATTTCTATGCTTAAACAATTAACTAACCAAAAGGGAGGAATGCATTTTGGCAACTATAGATGTTAATTCCTCtatacttaaggaccgagcctctttctgagatttggtgtttacaagttaaaataatattttttttgctagaaaaatacttagaactcccaaacattatacatttgtttttttttcctagcatcatagagaataaaatggtggtcgttgtaatactctgtcacatcgtatttgcgcagaggtcttacaagcgcacttttttgggaaaaaaaatcaacttttttttattaaaaaataagacaacagtaaagttagcccaattttttttatattgtgaaagatgatgttacgtcgagtaaattgatacccaacatgtcacatttCAAAATTGCACCCACTCGTGTAATGGCAACATActttcaagcctcgtacacacgaccgggtttctcggcaaagaccagcaagaaaactgcttcttgccgagattcccgttcgtgtgtacgaggcattcaggtttctcgtctggaaatctggccagaatcttgacgagaaaaaaagaaaacctgctctcttttttctcgttgagattcttgtcggcctgtttcccgacgagaaacccgagagtgtacacacttacctgtcaccgtagaaaccgtgcatgctcgaaatgactttgatgcatgcacggtagcttccacagCATAGTGAAGCAAGATGAAGGCGAccacatcgaatgtgacgagcgcatgctcgttgtacgcgatgacgtcaccgcggttcttttgaagcgAAATtctgtacactccggcggcaagagtttcttgccaagaatctcgtcagggaaaacaacaggttttccctgacgagattctcggtcatgtgtacgaggctttacccttaaaaatctccaagtgatgtttaaaaaattctacaggttgcatgttttaaattACAGAGGCGGTTTTAaaatgcaggcgctactcatgtatgcatTCGCTTGTGCACGCAAACTCGGTGGACAGGGCgcgttaaaaaatatatttttttcatatttattttactttttatttttattttttgcactattctttttttttttattattcacttttattcctattacaggtaatgtaaacatcccttgtaatagaaaaaaaaagcatgaacggggctcttaaatatgagatctggaggcaaaaatacctcagatctcatctttacacaaaaatgcaataaaaataaagtcatttgaaaaacaaaaaaaatgtccctttaagagctatgggcggaagtgacatttttaGGTCAGTGGTATGCAACTGGTAGTGCAGTGGTATGGagctgggtgggggccatcttccccttacTCAGCTCCATACCTAACAGGGAAGAGGACCCGATCAGCTCCGCCGGAgcacggcgggaggggggcctctcaagaatctgccgcagagaccacttttatctgaaaccaGATCAcatactgaagaagaggataccggggttatggtagctagatGAGAATTAGATGAGAATTCCCCTCACTTTGTAAGATAgggtctctaatgccgcgtacagacggtcgttttatgcgatgtaaaaaaacgaagtttttaaaaacttcaatttcattgaccgtgtgtgggggaaaacgttgctttatgtcttgtaaaaaacgacaaaaaaaaattgaagcatgcttcaattttatgtgtcgtttttcaaaacgtcgttttttgtgtcacagaaattgaccttGTTGACCttgttgtttaaaacaacgtttttgaacccgctcatgcccagaagctagttatgaagcgagcttcaatggaaaaaacgtggtgaacgtaaccttgctttgctagagcattgtgaaaaaacgatggtgtgtaggcaacgtcgtttttgaaaatttaagtttcaaaaacgtcgttttttacttcacagaaaacgtcgtttttttacattgcataaaacgaccgtctgtacgcggcattagacaagaAGTCAAGGGAAATTTCCTCAATTGGTATACAGACAGAAAAAAAGTAGTCTGACAGGGGTTGTAATCATCCCCTGCTGTagtcaaagctaaaaaaaattgcctatacATAGGTACGTTCTAAAGTTGTAACATATAAGctattttctctctccctctcccagttTTGCTGGTCCTTACAGCATTTCATTGGTCTGCTATGGCCTTACCAGTACCTTTGTAAATAAAATTATGAATACATGAAAATGAAACAAACACATGTTAAAATGAAATGGTATAAAACTTTAATGCAGCCTTGAAATCTCAATACTTTACTACTAATACAATACTTTTAAATTACCAAACATGGCCATAGGTTTCTCCCTGTAGGCAACAAATGCCCTTAAGTTATTAATAATCTACTACCATCATTGACACATAGTCCTTGTAAGGAACAATATTCTTGTCTGGGTCAACTGCAGCAGAGATCATTTCTTCCATCTCTTCTTGTGTAAAAGGTTCACCTGCAGTACAGACAATATACAGACAATATAACCTGCTGCTTAATTGTTTACAATATGAAAAGTGCAAATTCAATAGGCTTGAGCTTACATTACCTTCTTCTGTCATGTATTTAATTAACTCTTCTTTAGTGAGGAATCCCTTTTTCTTCTCATCTAAAACCTAAAGATGAAAACATATACCGTAGTTTTGAAATTCCTGTGAGTaagtcataggccccgtacacacgaccagtttcctcggcagaattcagcttccgaccgagtttctggctgaattctgccgaggaaactggccgtgtgtacactttcggccgaggaagccgacgaggacctcggcgaggaaatagagaacatgttctctatttcctcgttgttctatgggagctctcctcccgccgaggtcctcggcggcttcagggctgaactggccgaggaactcgacgtgtttggcacgtcgagttcctcggccgtgtgtacgaggcctgactcatgGCCAACTAACTCTGGAAAAGTAATAAGACAGATAGACAGAATGGCAAACCTCAAATGCTCGTTGAAGGACATCTTCTGCAATTGGCCGATACCTATAGTAAAATTTAATGAAGCGTAAGAAAATGTtccaataaaaatgaataaaatatgtggaaaaagaaaacattataaggttaaaataaaaaagaatccgTCTGTTCTCAAAAAACACAGAAAAGGTAATAGTGGTCCTATGAGGTTGGACAATACCATGTGACTCCAGTGTGCAGAAATACAGTGGCAAAACAAAGTAcggtactcgcatatcaaatcgagttttcccattgaagtcaatggaaactaaaataatttgttccacattgacttcaatgggatgccgAAAAGACCcaaggacactttggctcgtttcctgcgacctcaggccaaacgaggtactgcaggccaatgttcagcttttcttGGATCTTGCACCCCTGTACCTCAGGACAAAGTagatactgcaggcctatttagcttgaattctgctcgtcttgcaagTCAAAacccgcaaaccgagtcagaatttaaaaaaaaagttgctcgcaaatcaaaacactctcaaaccaagttactcttaaaccgaggttccactgtaccttctTTCCAATAATACTTTTGTCATCATTGGTAAGAACTTCTCAAAGCGAATGAAACCTGTAGGCTCTTCTTCCTCTACCTATGTGATAAAGGGGTAACAAAAGATAATATGAAAAACAAAATCTATGACAAGGATCTCTTATTGACTAAAGTTGTACGATGGTAATAGCTATTTTAAGCAAACCTGTGGTTAACCTAAAAATAAACCAGGGCATGCAAGCAAGGCTGGAGagcagtacaataatgagtgtctacaggtaacagtgaagcatggtggaggttccttgcaagtttgggactGCATTTCCGCaaatggagatttggtcaggatcaatggtgtcctcaatactGAGAaaaacaggcagatacttatccatacCATCAGGAAGGTGTGTGATTAGCTTCAAATTTATTCTGTAGCAGGACAACCCCAAACATGCAGTCGAAGTCAAtaggaactatcttcagtgtaaagaaaaacaaagagcCCTGGAAATGATGGTTTGGCCCCTAcaaagccctgatctcaacatcatcgagtctgtctgggattagatGAAGAAACAGAAGGGTTTGAGGCGTCcatagaagatctgtggttagttcttcaATCCACCTGTcgagggtggtcacaccaa
The sequence above is drawn from the Rana temporaria chromosome 4, aRanTem1.1, whole genome shotgun sequence genome and encodes:
- the EFCAB2 gene encoding dynein regulatory complex protein 8, giving the protein MAEEREAAEALVTDLQKKVTESFEVFDHENNKTVDVREIGTIIRSLGCCPTEGELHDMLAEVEEEEPTGFIRFEKFLPMMTKVLLERRYRPIAEDVLQRAFEVLDEKKKGFLTKEELIKYMTEEGEPFTQEEMEEMISAAVDPDKNIVPYKDYVSMMVVDY